A genomic region of Armatimonadota bacterium contains the following coding sequences:
- a CDS encoding uroporphyrinogen decarboxylase family protein, protein MNPRERFHAVMNFLPFDRLPLVEWAVWWDKTIDRWSAEGLPVTDRYAVNRHFGQDVYMQDWVGIRRPGFPNPSGEGRSLVEDMDGYERIRPYLFPRPAIDRAMWEDWAQQQKRGEVVLWFSVDGFFWFPRTLLGIERHLYAFYDQPELMHRINNDLSAWILYVVEEICDICTPDFMTFGEDLSYNHGPMLSKAQFNEFLKPYYGRVVPALNERGILSVVDSDGDVTIPSYWFEDAGLDGILPLERQAGADIARLRAEHPRMRFIGHYDKMVMTRGEAAMRAEFERLLPTASGGGFIISVDHQTPPGVSLHEYELYMRLFREYAAEAGRLCSER, encoded by the coding sequence ATGAACCCCCGCGAACGCTTTCACGCAGTGATGAACTTTCTGCCGTTTGACCGTCTGCCCCTCGTGGAATGGGCCGTTTGGTGGGACAAAACGATCGATCGTTGGAGCGCCGAAGGATTGCCCGTGACTGACCGTTACGCCGTCAACCGCCATTTCGGGCAGGACGTGTACATGCAGGACTGGGTCGGAATACGCCGCCCCGGATTCCCAAATCCTTCCGGTGAAGGCCGCTCCCTGGTCGAAGATATGGACGGATATGAACGAATCCGCCCGTACCTTTTCCCCCGGCCGGCGATCGATCGTGCGATGTGGGAAGACTGGGCGCAGCAGCAGAAACGTGGTGAAGTGGTCCTGTGGTTCAGCGTGGACGGATTCTTCTGGTTCCCGCGCACGCTGCTCGGAATCGAACGGCACCTGTACGCGTTCTACGATCAGCCCGAACTGATGCATCGGATCAACAACGACCTGTCCGCCTGGATACTGTATGTCGTCGAGGAGATCTGCGATATATGCACCCCAGACTTCATGACGTTCGGCGAGGACTTGAGCTATAACCACGGCCCGATGCTCTCGAAGGCTCAATTCAACGAGTTTCTCAAACCATACTACGGGCGCGTCGTCCCCGCGCTGAATGAACGCGGGATACTGAGCGTTGTGGACTCAGACGGCGACGTGACGATCCCGTCGTACTGGTTCGAGGATGCGGGTCTTGACGGCATCCTTCCCCTGGAGCGGCAGGCAGGCGCCGATATCGCGCGCCTTCGAGCCGAGCACCCGCGGATGCGCTTCATCGGCCACTACGACAAAATGGTGATGACCCGGGGCGAGGCCGCTATGCGGGCTGAGTTCGAGCGCCTGTTGCCAACCGCTTCGGGAGGGGGGTTCATCATCAGCGTAGACCACCAGACCCCTCCAGGCGTCTCGTTGCATGAATACGAATTGTACATGCGCCTGTTCCGCGAGTATGCCGCCGAAGCGGGCAGGCTCTGCAGTGAACGATGA
- a CDS encoding glycoside hydrolase family 172 protein: MIGNTTLSNLATLRDFRSKRFSSYDPTGGNHDWWDLAAGETLAIADTHSPGCVKHIWMTTNCEAPAYLRRLIIRMYWDGEETPSVECPLGDFFGLGHGLQRNFNSLPLQFSPQDGRAMNCWFPMPFSEGMRITVTNECETEGAWVYFYIDWEEYSSPEPTRYLARFHAQWRRENPTKGYEIPCGPDMSDPKAWQKAYHFGLKNTDGKDNYVILDALGRGQFVGCHLDIDCFERQLNDWYGEGDDMIFVDGESWPPALHGTGTEDYVNMAFCPRQECSMPYHGLILYNEGIGWPWKGKQTVYRYHIEDPIAFTESIRVTIEHGHANKLSNDVSSTAYWYQLEPHGAFPVLLPVAERLPRPDEPRYEYGK, from the coding sequence ATGATCGGCAACACAACCCTGTCTAACCTCGCGACACTTCGCGATTTCCGCAGCAAGCGTTTCTCCTCTTACGATCCCACCGGCGGAAACCACGACTGGTGGGATCTCGCCGCCGGCGAGACCCTTGCCATCGCCGACACGCATTCCCCAGGGTGTGTGAAGCACATCTGGATGACGACCAACTGTGAGGCGCCGGCTTACCTTCGCCGACTGATTATCCGCATGTACTGGGACGGCGAAGAAACTCCCAGCGTTGAGTGTCCACTGGGTGATTTCTTCGGCCTCGGTCACGGATTGCAGCGGAACTTCAACAGCCTTCCATTGCAGTTCAGCCCCCAGGATGGCCGCGCGATGAACTGCTGGTTCCCGATGCCCTTCAGTGAGGGGATGCGCATCACGGTGACCAACGAATGCGAAACCGAGGGCGCCTGGGTGTACTTCTATATCGACTGGGAGGAATACTCCTCGCCCGAACCGACGAGATACCTCGCCCGCTTCCACGCGCAGTGGCGCCGCGAGAATCCGACGAAGGGCTACGAGATCCCCTGCGGACCGGACATGAGCGATCCAAAGGCGTGGCAGAAGGCCTACCACTTTGGCCTCAAGAACACAGACGGCAAAGACAACTATGTGATCCTGGACGCCCTCGGCAGGGGACAGTTCGTTGGCTGCCACCTCGACATCGACTGTTTTGAGCGCCAGCTGAACGACTGGTACGGCGAAGGAGACGATATGATTTTCGTCGATGGCGAGTCATGGCCGCCGGCGCTGCACGGCACCGGCACCGAGGACTACGTCAACATGGCCTTTTGCCCGCGTCAGGAATGCAGTATGCCCTATCATGGCCTGATTCTCTACAACGAGGGTATCGGCTGGCCGTGGAAGGGCAAGCAGACCGTGTATCGCTACCACATCGAGGACCCGATCGCCTTCACAGAGTCGATCCGCGTCACAATCGAGCACGGTCACGCGAACAAGCTGAGCAACGACGTATCGTCCACCGCGTACTGGTACCAGTTGGAACCACACGGCGCGTTCCCGGTTCTTCTGCCCGTTGCGGAACGCCTTCCGCGCCCGGACGAACCAAGATACGAATACGGGAAGTAG